The following is a genomic window from Pseudomonadota bacterium.
GCGCACCGGCACGCATGTCCTCGAGCTTGCGGCCGGAGAGGCAGCCGTAGTCGGCGAAGCCGCTCACACGGTAGTAGACGTCGCCGTTTGGGGCGGCGTAGGCAAGGTCCTTGGCCTCGAGCTGCTGGATCATCTCGATCATGCCGTCGATGTGATCCGTGGCCCTAGGCTCGTGCACGGGGCGGTCGAGCCCGAGGGCCTCGCAGTCCTCGTGCATGGCCTTGATCATGCGCGCGGCGAGGTCCGTGAAGGCCTCCCCGTTCTCGTTGGCACGCTTGATGATCTTGTCATCGATATCCGTGATGTTGCGCACGTAGGTCACCTCGTAGCCGAGGTGGCGCAGGTAGCGGTACACCATGTCGAAGGCGGCGAGCATGCGCGCATGGCCGATGTGCAGGTAGTCGTACACGGTGATGCCGCACACGTACATGCCCACCTTGCCGGGGGTCATGGGCTCGAAGGGCTCGAGCTTGCGCGTGAGGCTGTTGTGGATCTTCAACATGTCCATTCCGGTTGTTCTTCTCGAATCGTCCTGTGGCCCGTCGTGGGTGCGGGCTTCGGTACGGGTGGACCCGGGCCGCCCGCCTCCGCCGCTCGAGGCTAGGCATCGGCCGCACACCACCACGGTGATATCCGGGTATTGTCGCGCACCTGCACGGGAAAGGCCTCCCCTCGTCCTCTGAGCGCTCCACGCCGGCCGGCACAGCCGAGCAAGGCCTGCCCGGACCACCCCCGAGCCGGCCGAGCGACGAGACGGTCACACGCCTCGCGAGCCACCGCCAGGCCGGTGAACCGCCGAGCGCAAGGGCCGCGATCACCGCCTTACATGCGCAACAACCGCCCCCGGCCCTGGCGTCCATCGGTCACGCGGCAGGACTCCCCTGTCCTGTCATTGCCGACATGAGTGTCACCGCTGAGGGATATGTGGGGGCGCTGAGGGCTCGATGGTAGGGGCGCGATGCGGTCGGGCCCGAGCGTCAGAGAAGTGCCTCGAGCGACAAATCCGCGGGATTCGCCGCGAATACCGAACAAGGGCGAGGCAGATCACCCATTCGGGTGATAGCGCGGTCGACACCCGATGGCTCATGCTTAGCGAAGTCGTTGAAGATACAACTAGCGAGCCGACTCACAAATGTCCGGACAACTCTTCTAGTGTGATTACCTGAGGGTTTTTCGCACTCGGAATAGTCGTTTTGGCTCGCGCAAATCGGACGGTATGATCCGGCGCTACCACGTGTCCGAGACGCAAGAATAAAGGAGCCAGCATGCCCGGCCTGCGCACGATCCTCTCCGCCCTCGCCGCCACCCTCGTCCTGGGCCTGAGCGCCACCACAGCGTTCGGCCAGGTCGCGATTCCGCGCGTGAAAGTGGAGACCACCCACGGCGATTTCGTGCTCCAGCTCGACGGCCGACGCGCGCCCCTCACGGTGGCGAACTTCATGAAGTACGTGGAGGACGGCTTCTACGAGGGCACGGTCTTCCACCGCGTCATCCCCGGCTTCATGGCCCAGGGCGGCGGCTTCGACACGGAGCTGAAACAGAAGGAGACGCGCGACCCCGTACCTAACGAGTCCGGTAACGGCCTCAGCAACGTCCGCGCCACCATCGCCATGGCTCGCACCAACGATCCGCACTCGGGCACGGCACAGTTCTACATCAACCTCGTCGACAACCCCGCCCTCAATCCCAACGCCCGGCGCTGGGGTTACACCGTCTTCGGTCAGGTCATCGAAGGCATGGAGACGCTGGACATCATCGCCGAGGTGCCGACCGGCCCCCGCGGCCCGATGCCCCGTGACGTTCCCCAGAGCAACATCATCATCGAGAAGATGACGGTGGTGCCCTAGCGCGCCCACGCGGCCCTCGCTCGACGCACAGTCCCCTATGCCCGGCACCACCCTGTTCATCAGTGATCTGCACCTCGAGCCTGGCCAGGCCGAGGTGAGCGGGCAGTTCCTGGCCTTCATGGCCGAAGAGGCGCGCGACGCCGACGCCCTGTACATCCTGGGGGATCTGTTCGAGATGTGGATCGGCGACGACGACCCCACGCCCTTCTACGCGGAGATCAAGTCCGCCATCCGCGGCTTGGTCGACTCAGGCGTACCCGTCTACCTGATGCACGGCAACCGTGACTTCCTCCTGGGCGAACAGTTCTGTCAGGACACGGGCGCCACCCTGCTCGAAGAGCCTACGGTCATCGACCTCTACGGCTACCGCATCCTGCTGATGCACGGCGACCTGCTGTGCTCCGATGACGTGGACTACCAGAAATTCCGCGTCATGGTGCGCAACCCGGCCTGGCAACGAATGATGCGTATGATGCCCTTCAAATTCCGCGAGGTCGCGGCGAAGAAGCTCCGCCAGCAAACCCGTGCGGCCACGGCGCGCAAACCCTCGGAGATCATGGATGTAAACCATCAGACGGTACTCACCACGATGCGCGAGTACGATGTCGATCTCCTCCTGCACGGCCACACCCACCGGCCCGCGATCCATGAGTTCCCCCTGGAGGATGGCGTGATCGGCACCCGGGTGGTACTGGGCGACTGGTTCGATCAGGGCAGCGTGGTGCGCTGGGATCCGGAGGGCTTGGCGCTGGTGGAGATGCGCCGCTAGGAGGCCACGACCGCCGCGCCCGCCGGCGCACCGGAGTGGAAGGCGAAGCCCGCATCAGGGCTGAGCACGAGCTCTCGCTCCGCCTGCACCAACACCGCGATCCGCTCGCACAAGGCCGACTCGGGCATGGCACAGCCCTGCGCCTCCTCGCGCGCCAGTCGCAGGTATCTCTGGAAGTGGCGACGCTCCGCCGCACACAGCCCTGTGTAGAAGGCCTGAAGCTCATTGTCCAGGTGCGGGGCCAGGGCCTGGAAACGCTCACAGCTGCGCGCCTCGATCAGCGCCCCCACGATCAGGATGTCCACCAGACGCTGCGGGTCTTGACGCTGCACGCACGCGCGCAGGCCCTCGGCGTAGCGAGACGCGGGCACGGATTGCCACGGGATGTTTCGAGTCCCCAGCAGCTTCGCCACCTGCTCGTAGTGCCTGAGCTCCTCACGGGCGAGGCGCGACATCCAGTGACAGAGCTGCGACTTCTCGGGATAGCGAAAGAGCAGCGCCATCGCCGTGGAGGCCGCCTTCTTCTCGCAGTTGGCGTGATCGATGAGCAGCACGGGCAGATTGCCCGCGGCCGCCTCCAGCCAGCTGGCCGGGGTGGCGCAGGCGAGGAGATCGGTGACGTCGGCGTCGTCCGCCAGCAGGGCACTGAGGTTTGGTGCGTTCACGGCGCGGATTCTAGCCCGCGGCGCGGCGGCGTAGCACCTCGAACATGAGGGCCAGCAGGTCCTCGGGGGGAATCGGCTTCACCAGGAACTCATCGCAGCCCGCTGCCAGCGCGTCCTCACGGACCGACACGTCGGTGGCGCTCATCGCGACGATCGCCCCGGTGTAGCCGTCCTCGCGCACGCGGCGCGCCGCAGCGAGGCCATCGTCGCCGCTCTCGAGGTTCAGATCGACCAGCACCAGCTGGGGCGGCTGCTTGCCGACTGCCTTGACCAGCGCATCGGCGCGACTCACGAAGGTCGGTCGGAAACCGGCGCGGCTCAGGAAGATCTTGAACAGGGCGGCGAGATCGGGGTCGTCCTCGCCCACGAGCACGTCGCCAGGTTGCAGGTCGATGTCGGCATCCAGCGCCTCGGCCTGCGCGCCCATGGCGATGGGGTCGGCCACGATACGGATGACGAAGCGGCTGCCCTCGCCCGGCGCGGTGTCGTCCAGGCTGATGCCGCCGCCCATGCGCTGGGCGATGAGCCGGGAGATGTGCAGGCCGAGGCCCGTGCCGTCCTGTCCCTCGCGACCGGCGCGATCGAAGGGCTCGAACACCCGCTCGCGCAACTCCGCCGGGATGCCCGGGCCCGTGTCGGCCACGGCGAGCTCGAGCTGATGTCCCTCGTCTTCCCAGTGCACGTCGAGGCGCACGCCGCCCTCCTCCGTGTACTTGATCGCGTTACCCAATAGGTTCAGTAGCATCTGGCGCAGACGCATGCCGTCGAGGTGTAGTCGCTCGGGCAGTTCCGGGCTGACGAAGGCGGCGAAGCCCAAGGCCTTGTCGGCGGCCAGGGGCGCGAGCAAGGCGGTGAGGTGACTCACCAGGGCGCGCACGTCGGTGGGCTGGGGGTGGACGGACACCTCGGCGCTGTCGCGACGGTACTGCTCCAGCGTAGCTTCGATAAGGCCCGCGATGTGCGTGGCGCTGCGCGAGATGACGCGAGCGTGGTCGCGCTGTTCGGGCACGCTTTCGAGCGCTTGCTCCAGCAGGCGTGCGTAGCCGGCGATCGCGCTCAGGGGCGTGCGCAGCTCGTGCGAGAGCATCCCGGCGAGGCGCCAGGTGGCGGCGCGAGCCTGTTCGGCCTGGTCGCGCCAGAGTTGGCCCTGGGCCGTGGCCTCGACCAACCGCCCCTGCAAGCGCTGGCTGCGGGCACGCGCTTCGTTTTCGCGCTGCTGCACATCCCGCTCGCGCACGAGTTCGCCGTCCGCGTCTGCGAACAGCACGTGCCAACCGCTGCCGGCCGCTTGGCTCTCGGTACCGTCGGGCAGCACGTGCAGGTGCACGGCGCGGTGCTCACCGATGTTCACGAACGGCAGGGTCAAGCGCCCCGCGTCTTCGAAATGATCGAGGTAGGGGGCGCCGGCGCGCACGTCCATACCTCGCACGAGATCGCCAAGGCCGAAGCGCGACGGCTCGCCGAGCCACCCGCG
Proteins encoded in this region:
- a CDS encoding UDP-2,3-diacylglucosamine diphosphatase, which gives rise to MPGTTLFISDLHLEPGQAEVSGQFLAFMAEEARDADALYILGDLFEMWIGDDDPTPFYAEIKSAIRGLVDSGVPVYLMHGNRDFLLGEQFCQDTGATLLEEPTVIDLYGYRILLMHGDLLCSDDVDYQKFRVMVRNPAWQRMMRMMPFKFREVAAKKLRQQTRAATARKPSEIMDVNHQTVLTTMREYDVDLLLHGHTHRPAIHEFPLEDGVIGTRVVLGDWFDQGSVVRWDPEGLALVEMRR
- a CDS encoding ATP-binding protein, yielding MSRLDASALPPAAQLLHTQLLTQCGEQGVLCLSLDGRYAVRGWLGEPSRFGLGDLVRGMDVRAGAPYLDHFEDAGRLTLPFVNIGEHRAVHLHVLPDGTESQAAGSGWHVLFADADGELVRERDVQQRENEARARSQRLQGRLVEATAQGQLWRDQAEQARAATWRLAGMLSHELRTPLSAIAGYARLLEQALESVPEQRDHARVISRSATHIAGLIEATLEQYRRDSAEVSVHPQPTDVRALVSHLTALLAPLAADKALGFAAFVSPELPERLHLDGMRLRQMLLNLLGNAIKYTEEGGVRLDVHWEDEGHQLELAVADTGPGIPAELRERVFEPFDRAGREGQDGTGLGLHISRLIAQRMGGGISLDDTAPGEGSRFVIRIVADPIAMGAQAEALDADIDLQPGDVLVGEDDPDLAALFKIFLSRAGFRPTFVSRADALVKAVGKQPPQLVLVDLNLESGDDGLAAARRVREDGYTGAIVAMSATDVSVREDALAAGCDEFLVKPIPPEDLLALMFEVLRRRAAG
- a CDS encoding tRNA-(ms[2]io[6]A)-hydroxylase, with product MNAPNLSALLADDADVTDLLACATPASWLEAAAGNLPVLLIDHANCEKKAASTAMALLFRYPEKSQLCHWMSRLAREELRHYEQVAKLLGTRNIPWQSVPASRYAEGLRACVQRQDPQRLVDILIVGALIEARSCERFQALAPHLDNELQAFYTGLCAAERRHFQRYLRLAREEAQGCAMPESALCERIAVLVQAERELVLSPDAGFAFHSGAPAGAAVVAS
- a CDS encoding peptidylprolyl isomerase codes for the protein MPGLRTILSALAATLVLGLSATTAFGQVAIPRVKVETTHGDFVLQLDGRRAPLTVANFMKYVEDGFYEGTVFHRVIPGFMAQGGGFDTELKQKETRDPVPNESGNGLSNVRATIAMARTNDPHSGTAQFYINLVDNPALNPNARRWGYTVFGQVIEGMETLDIIAEVPTGPRGPMPRDVPQSNIIIEKMTVVP